A section of the Engystomops pustulosus chromosome 3, aEngPut4.maternal, whole genome shotgun sequence genome encodes:
- the LOC140120872 gene encoding uncharacterized protein isoform X1, which translates to MMEDHQPLTSPDLYNEEISAERCPRPLLPQVCPEEDPMEDQDKDLEASTTTIKEEETDVSGDEECKEDVPTDNPPDVGIGSSEGELISLNLKIEDCDMKQEPHEEPKPPPDVPPALDRTDLSSYPTQVQSSDPSQSLQRDKTHNPPKKFLCLECNKCFTSKSSLNLHKKIHTGEKPFQCSECGKSFKRKGHLDLHKKMHTGEKPYPCPECGKAFKRKPDLVIHQRTHAAEKPHTCSECGKSFKVASYLARHKAVHNGEKPFQCSECGKGFKKKTHLVTHLRTHTEEKPFSCPECGKCFKIQAHLTKHKIIHTGEKPFQCSQCGESFKMKKLLQIHQKIHTGEQPFSCSECEKVFIQKWELIRHQRTHTGEKPFNCSECGKGFRCRTVLINHQRTHTGEKPFSCPECGKCYRVKSNLLRHIRIHTGEKPFPCPECGKCYRVKSLLVRHIRIHTGEKPFSCPECGKCFIEKADLVRHIRIHTGKKS; encoded by the exons atgatggaggaccaccagcccctcacatcaccag atCTATACAATGAGGAGATATCAgcggagagatgtccccgtcctcttCTTCCACAGGTTTGTCCAGAAGAAGATCCCATGGAGGATCAG GATAAAGATCTGGAAGCATCGACTACAACGATAAAAGAAGAAGAGACAGATGTGAGCGGTGATGAGGAGTGTAAGGAGGACGTCCCTACAGATAACCCCCCAG ATGTTGGTATCGGGAGCTCGGAGGGAGAACTCATTTCTTTAAATCTTAAAATAGAGGATTGTGATATGAAACAAGAACCACACGAAGAGCCTAAACCTCCCCCCGATGTGCCTCCAGCCCTTGATAGAACAGATCTGTCGTCCTATCCGACACAAGTCCAGTCTTCAGACCCGTCACAAAGTCTTCAGCGAGATAAAACTCACAATCCGCCAAAGAAATTTCTATGTCTAGAATGTAACAAATGTTTTACTTCAAAATCATCActaaatttacataaaaaaattcacacaggagagaagccgtttcaatgttcagaatgtggaaaaagttttaaaaggaaAGGACATCTTGATCTACATAAAAAAAtgcacacgggagagaagccataccCCTGTCCAGAATGCGGGAAAGCATTTAAAAGGAAGCCAGATCTTGTTATCCATCAGAGAACTCACGCCGCGGAGAAGCCACatacatgttcagaatgtgggaaatcttttaAAGTGGCATCATATCTTGCTAGACATAAAGCAGTTCACAACGGCGAAAAGCCATTtcaatgttcagaatgtggaaaaggttttaaaaagaaaacacatcTTGTTACTcatctgagaactcacacagaggagaagccattttcatgtccagaatgtgggaaatgtttcaaaaTTCAAGCACACCTCACGAAACATAAaataattcacacaggagagaagccatttcaaTGTTCACAATGTGGAGAaagttttaaaatgaaaaaacttCTGCAAATACATCAGAAAATTCATACAGGGGAACAGCCGTTCTCCTGTTCAGAATGTGAGAAAGTTTTCATCCAAAAGTGGGAACTTAttcgacatcagagaactcacacaggagagaagccgtttaaTTGTTcggaatgtggaaaaggttttagaTGCAGAACAGTTCTTATtaaccatcagagaactcacacaggggagaagccgttttcatgtccagaatgtgggaaatgttatagagTGAAATCAAATCTTCTTAGACAtataagaattcacacaggggagaagccatttccatgtccagaatgtgggaaatgttatagagTGAAATCGCTCCTTGTTAGACAtataagaattcacacaggggagaagccgttttcatgtccagaatgtgggaaatgttttatagaGAAAGCAGATCTTGTTAGACAtataagaattcacacagggaagAAATCCTAA
- the LOC140120872 gene encoding uncharacterized protein isoform X2 — translation MFPTDLYNEEISAERCPRPLLPQDCPEEDPMEDQDKDLEASTTTIKEEETDVSGDEECKEDVPTDNPPDVGIGSSEGELISLNLKIEDCDMKQEPHEEPKPPPDVPPALDRTDLSSYPTQVQSSDPSQSLQRDKTHNPPKKFLCLECNKCFTSKSSLNLHKKIHTGEKPFQCSECGKSFKRKGHLDLHKKMHTGEKPYPCPECGKAFKRKPDLVIHQRTHAAEKPHTCSECGKSFKVASYLARHKAVHNGEKPFQCSECGKGFKKKTHLVTHLRTHTEEKPFSCPECGKCFKIQAHLTKHKIIHTGEKPFQCSQCGESFKMKKLLQIHQKIHTGEQPFSCSECEKVFIQKWELIRHQRTHTGEKPFNCSECGKGFRCRTVLINHQRTHTGEKPFSCPECGKCYRVKSNLLRHIRIHTGEKPFPCPECGKCYRVKSLLVRHIRIHTGEKPFSCPECGKCFIEKADLVRHIRIHTGKKS, via the exons GATAAAGATCTGGAAGCATCGACTACAACGATAAAAGAAGAAGAGACAGATGTGAGCGGTGATGAGGAGTGTAAGGAGGACGTCCCTACAGATAACCCCCCAG ATGTTGGTATCGGGAGCTCGGAGGGAGAACTCATTTCTTTAAATCTTAAAATAGAGGATTGTGATATGAAACAAGAACCACACGAAGAGCCTAAACCTCCCCCCGATGTGCCTCCAGCCCTTGATAGAACAGATCTGTCGTCCTATCCGACACAAGTCCAGTCTTCAGACCCGTCACAAAGTCTTCAGCGAGATAAAACTCACAATCCGCCAAAGAAATTTCTATGTCTAGAATGTAACAAATGTTTTACTTCAAAATCATCActaaatttacataaaaaaattcacacaggagagaagccgtttcaatgttcagaatgtggaaaaagttttaaaaggaaAGGACATCTTGATCTACATAAAAAAAtgcacacgggagagaagccataccCCTGTCCAGAATGCGGGAAAGCATTTAAAAGGAAGCCAGATCTTGTTATCCATCAGAGAACTCACGCCGCGGAGAAGCCACatacatgttcagaatgtgggaaatcttttaAAGTGGCATCATATCTTGCTAGACATAAAGCAGTTCACAACGGCGAAAAGCCATTtcaatgttcagaatgtggaaaaggttttaaaaagaaaacacatcTTGTTACTcatctgagaactcacacagaggagaagccattttcatgtccagaatgtgggaaatgtttcaaaaTTCAAGCACACCTCACGAAACATAAaataattcacacaggagagaagccatttcaaTGTTCACAATGTGGAGAaagttttaaaatgaaaaaacttCTGCAAATACATCAGAAAATTCATACAGGGGAACAGCCGTTCTCCTGTTCAGAATGTGAGAAAGTTTTCATCCAAAAGTGGGAACTTAttcgacatcagagaactcacacaggagagaagccgtttaaTTGTTcggaatgtggaaaaggttttagaTGCAGAACAGTTCTTATtaaccatcagagaactcacacaggggagaagccgttttcatgtccagaatgtgggaaatgttatagagTGAAATCAAATCTTCTTAGACAtataagaattcacacaggggagaagccatttccatgtccagaatgtgggaaatgttatagagTGAAATCGCTCCTTGTTAGACAtataagaattcacacaggggagaagccgttttcatgtccagaatgtgggaaatgttttatagaGAAAGCAGATCTTGTTAGACAtataagaattcacacagggaagAAATCCTAA